The DNA sequence CCGGGTGGTGCGGGAGGCGCGGGAGGCGCAGGCCGGGCGGATGCCGGGCAACGCCGGGAGAAGCCCGACGGGTTCGCCGTCGTCCGGACAGCAGCAGCCCGACCCGCAGACGACCGGGGCCGGAAGGACGCCGGTGTGCCTCAGTGGGCGCCCCCGCCCGGGGCCCGTCCTCGGCCGGGCGGCGCGCTGCGGGCCGGCCGACGTGCGGTGACGGGCCCGAGCGGGCCGTCAGCCGGCGTCCGCGTCCGCCGCCGCCCCTCCCCGCACGGCCCGCCCGCGGGACGGTGTCGCGTGGGAGCGGCGCAGCGCGTCGGTCAGCGCGGCGGCCGAGTCGAACACGGTCGCGCCCAGCCACCGCCCCGGGATCGCGTCCATCCGGCCCGGCGGCCCCGACACCGACAACGCGGCGACCACCCGGTCGCCCCCGGCCCGCACCGGCACCGCGAACACGATGTCGCCGGGCACCATGACGTCCGACCCGCGGGCCCAGCCGCGGCGGCGCACCTGGGCGAGGTGGGCCGCGGTGAACCGCGCGCCGCGCAGCCCCTCGTGGATCTCCTCCGGCTCCTGCCAGGCCAGCAGCACCAGCGCGACCGGCCCGGCGGTCGAGGGCCGGGACATGCCGACCGGCACCCGCTCCGAACCGTCGGGCCCGACGGTGCCCTGTGTGCAGGTCGCCACGCAGGTCTGCGTCCGGCCGCGGCGCCGCAGCACCCGGGCGTCCAGCCCCGTGCGGGTGTGCAGGTCGTCCAGCACCGGCACCGACGCCTGCGCCAGCCGGTCGTAGCGCGCCTCGACCGACATGCTGCCGAGCCGCGGACCGAGCACGAACCGCCCGTGGAAGTCCCGGGTCAGCAGCCCGAGCCGTTCCAGCGCCACCGCGATCCGGTGCACGGTCGGCCGGGACAGCCCGCTGCGCGCGACCAGTTCGCTCAGCGGCGCCGGCGCCTGCTCGACGATCTCCAGCAGGACGGACGCCTTGTCGAGCACGCCGATGCCGCTGATCCACTCCCGGGGAGCGGTCGCCGTCGCCGGGCCGGCCGCCGTGAGGGTCCGCGGGCCGTCGGGAACTGGTGCCATGGTGGTGTCCGGATCTCTTCTGCTCACGCGGTCCGTCGTCAGTCCAGGGCGGCCGGGCCGTCCACGGACACCACCTCGACCCCCGGGTCGATACGGCGGATCAGCCCCGCCAGCGTGCGTCCGGGCCCGATTTCGACCAGCCGGCCGCAGCCGAGGGCGCCGGTGAGCGTCCGTACGCTCTCCTCCCACAGCACCGGCGAGGTGAGCTGGCGGGTGCCGAGCTCCGTCCAGCCGACGGCACCGTCGTACGGCCTGGCGTCCACGTTGGCCACCACCGGCAGGTGCCGGGGTGCCGCCGCCGTGTCCTTCAGCGCGGCGGCGAGGGCCTCGGCGGCCGGAGCCATGTACGGGCTGTGGAAGGCGCCGCCGACCTGCAACCGGATGAACTTGGCGCCGATCGAGGACGCCCCGTCCGCGACCCGCCCGACCCCCTCGGGGGACCCCGAGACCACGGTCTGACCGGGGGCGTTGACGTTGGCGACCCACACGTCCGCGCCCTCCTGCCGGACGCCGTCCACCAGGTGCTCCACGCTCTCCAGCGGGGCCGCGACCAGCACCCCCATGGTGCCCTCGCGGGCACCGGAGGCCTCCCGCATGGCCCGGCCGCGCGCGGCGACCAGGGCCGCCGCCGCGGAGAGGGTGTACGCCCCGGCCGCGGTGAGGGCGGCGTACTCACCCAGGCTGTGTCCCGCGCAGGCGACCACGGGCCCGTCGAACGCCCCCCGGCGCACCGCCTCGGCATGGGCGGTCATCGCGACCGAGAACACCGACACCTGCGCCAGATCGGTGCGCCGCAACTGCTCCGTCGTCGCGTGCAGCAGCAGGTCGGCGATGTCCTCCCCGGTGGCCTCGGAGATCTCCGAGGTGACCGGCTCCCACGACGGCGTGTCCCGCCACGGCGCGCCCATTGCCTGACGCTGCGTCCCCTGACCGGGAAACACCAGACCGATCGGCCGCCCACCCATGGATCCACCTTCCGCAACGAAGTCCGTCGAGGGCACGGGGACCCGTACCGGACCGGCCGGTACGGGTCCCCGCGGACCGGTGGCTACGGGGGGAACCTCCGGTGACGGGAGGCGTCCCCGAGGACGGTCCCGTTCCCTGAGGACCCATCAAACTGCCCGGTCCACGGCGGGGCAACGCGCGTTTCAGGAAGCTGCGGCACCCTCCTCAAGGGCGGTACGCGCCGCCCTGCGCGGGCGGCAGCAGCCCCAGCTCGGCGGCCCTGACCCCCGCCTGGAAACGGGACGTGGCGCCGAGCAGCGCCATGATCTCCGCGACGTAGCGGCGGTACGTCCGCACGGAGACGGTCAGTTCGCGGGCGGCCACCTCGTCGGTGACGCCGGCCCGCATGGCGCCGAGGATCTGCCGGACCAGGAGCGCCCGGTCACGGTCGCCGAACGCGAGGTGCTCGTCCGGGGGAGCGGAACTGCGCCAGATGCTCTCGAAGAGCGTGCACAGGGCCTGCAACACCTCGGGCGCCTTGATGAGGGACGCCCGGCGCTCGGCGGGGGAACCCACCACCACCAGGGCGGTGGCGCGGTCGGCTATCAGCACCTGCAGCGGCGGCAGCCGGGCCACCCGGATCGTCAGCTGCCGGGGCGGGTTGGGCAGCCAGCCGCTCAGGGAGTCCCCGACCAGGTCCGGGCCGGCCAGTAACCGGGCGGAGACCCGCTCCCGCGCGAAGTGCACCAGGTCGGCCTCGAGCCGCCCGATCTCCTCCAGCTGGCTGCCGGTGCCCGGGACCCGGGAGCGCAGGATGTCGATGGTGGCGGTGGCCTGCCCCATCAGCTCCCGGGTGACGCCGATGAGCTGTCCGTAGCCGCCGGGGAGCGCCGTGATGAGCTGCTCCCGCCGGCTGCGGTCCCGATGGATGATCATCGTCGATTCGATCAACTCTCTGACCTGCAAGAGAGCATGCTCCAACTCGTCCCCCGATTGGCCGCACACCTCGTGCCCCCATTTCTCGCTGGATGTTCCGTTCCTGGAGTCCGTTCCCCCGTCGCGGGCGGCCACCGCCGCCCGGACGGCTCACCCGGCCCTGGACAGCAGCCCGAGTTCGACGGCGCGCACGCCGGCCTGGAAACGGGACGACGCGTTGAGCTCCCGCATGATCTCGGCGACATGGCGCCGGTAGGTGCGCAGGGAGACCTGCAGCTGGCTCGCGGCGGCGGCGTCGGTGCGCCCGGACCGCAGCTGCTCCAGGATGCGGCGGGTGAGTTCGGTGCGCAGCCGGGGGCTCAGCTCGGGGTGGTCGACCATGCGGCGGCCGCGTGACCACACCCCGGCGTAGAGCAGTTGCAGGGTGCTGACGGCGGCGCGGTCGGTGACGACCGCGGCCCGGCCGTCCGCCGCGGCCTGGGTGCCCAGCCGCAGGAACGCGGAGGTCCCGTCGACCACGACCATCCCGCACAGGTCGTGCGGGAACGTCCGCACGGCGGGCAGCGCGCGCAGCCGCGTGGGCGCGACCTCGAGAGCGGCGGGACTGCACAGCACCCGTACGGTCACCCCGCTCGGCACCCCGGCCAGGCAGCGCAGGACGGCCTCCACGAAGGTGACCGACTCGGTGAGCGCCACGTTCACCGAGCGTCTGGCTCTCAGCACGAGCCGTTCGAGCGTCTCGGTGGTGACCTCGGCGTCCGTGTGCGTCACGCCTGACACCGTTGCCGGACGCCTGCGGTGCAGGGAGACCGTGGACTCGATCAGTGCGCGGGCCTGCAGCAGGGTCTGTTCCAGGCGGGCGGCATGGCCCTGGCCCGGGGGGAGGCTTTCCTCGAGCTCGCCGACAGTCTGAAGATCGAACAAAGTGCCAGCCACGCGTGAGCCCCCATGTTTGTTTCCACATTGCCTCTGCCGCGCGTTTACCGGCCCTGGTTGCCCCAGCTGTGACGCTCCGGCGTCACCGCCGGCCCCCGCTCGGCGTATTAATTGAACCGGAAATCAAATTTCGTGCCGCCTGTGAACGCTTGCCTCCTTGGCAACGAATCGCACTGTGGGGATCGGCCGAAGGCATTGTGCTCACAGTGTGGCCGAAATCAGGTGTAGGTAATCACGACTCACCGACGATATCCAGTTCCTCTGGTGGGGTCCGTGACAGCAAGATGCACAACAGAGGGCGGAATAGGTGACTCCGGTTCCGCTTTGGGTGCCGACCGGCCGGTTACCAGCGCGTAGCGTGCTCGGGTTGGCCGCAAGTTGCCACCTTCCCCCGGTGAGCCGCCATTGCCGTCCCTGATTCCTGTGCTAGCGCGCCCCGGGGTCGGGTAGATGCTGCCCAATCGGTCAATCATCGTGAATCGGGCTCTTCGTGCATTCCGGAATTGTTCGGCTGACTTTCAGAGGGGTAGACCAGTGACATGAGGTACGTTCATTTTCTCGCTCGCGGGAGTTGTGGGCCGCGTAATTTGGCTTGTTTTCCGGGGGGTGTCAGGGGTCCCGATATAAGCCATTCACTTTCACGCCGAGAGCCTTTTGCGACACGAAGCGATAACGCTTTCCGTGTGAGAAGGTGACCCATCTCACCCCGAAACGGGGCTCTCGCCCCGTGTTCGCCGCCGTGCGGCGGAGGTGTGGCGCGGGCGGCGGTGGCGGGGGTGGCGCGAAGGTGCCGTCGGGTGGTCGGTGTCTGCCGGGCCGCTGCGAGCCACCCGGTTCCCGCCGGCGGCTGAACAGACATTCGACCACTCGGTGAGGGGCGGTCACAGTCCATGTGCCGCAACGTGCAAGGGGGTTGGGGGAGCGGGCGACGGGTGTGCGGCAGGATGGGCCCGTGCCGAGGAGACCGGGGAGACCGTCCGCGACCAGCGTCGTGCCGAGCCGGCGCGTCGTCGCCGTCTGGGCGGGGCTGTGCCTGGGCGGACTCGCCGCCACCTCCGCCCTCACCGCCGACCCGTCCGGGGACGCCCCGGGTCCCCCCGGCGGGGAGCCGTCGCCGGGTACCCCGTACGCCGTGGGCTGCCGGGAGATCGCCGACGAGGTCGAACAGGCCCGCGCCGAGGCCGAGCGCGAGCGCCGGGAGGCCCTCGATCCGTCCGCCGGCCCCGCGCCCGGCGACCGGACCCTGACGGCGACTGTGGTCCCGGAGGAGTGTGCGGACGTGTTGCGGGACCGCGGCCTGACACCGGCCCCTTGAGCCCGCCCCCGCCAAGACGGTCGCCACGGCCGTTCCGTGCGGCAGCCGTTCCACCCACCGGCGCGTACCCGCGGTATCCCGCGCGGGTCCACCCCCAACCCGGTGGAGTGGAACGGCTGCCGCCTCCCCCCTGGAGATGGTCTACGGAAGGCGCCTGCTCCAAGTGTGAAGCTTTGGTGTAGGAGAGTTGAGCATAGTTCCACTACCGGCCGCAATACTGCGGACGTTGAAATTCCGGTTGAGGGGGCCGGTCGCGGGCGTACGCCCTCAGCCGCGGCCGACGTACGGCATCGCCGTCGCCAGGACGGTGGCGAACTGCACGTTGGCCTCCAGCGGCAGCTCCGCCATGTGCCGCACCGTGCGGGCCACGTCCGCGACGTCCATCACCGGCTCGGGAGCGGTCTCCCCGTTGGCCTGGAGGGCGCCGGTCCGCATGCGCTCCGTCATGTCGGTCGCCGCGTTGCCGATATCGATCTGGCCCACCGCGATCCGGTACGGCCGCCCGTCCAGCGACAGCGACTTGGTCAGGCCCGTCAGCGCGTGCTTGGTCGCGGTGTAGGCCACCGACAGCGGCCGCGGCGTGTGCGCGGAGACGGAGCCGTTGTTGATGATCCGCCCGCCCTGGGGGTCCTGTTCCTTCATCTGCCGGTACGCCGCCTGCGCGCACAGGAACGCCCCGTTGAGATTGGTGTCCACCACGTGCCGCCACGCCTCGTAGGGCAGCTCCTCCACCGGCACCCCGCCGGGACCGAACGTCCCCGCGTTGTTGAACAGCAGGTCCACCCGGCCGAAGCGCCCGACGGCGGCGGCGAACAGGGCCTCCACGTCCCGCGGGCGCGACACGTCCGTCCGCACGGCGAGCGCCTCGCCCCCGGCCGGCTCCCCGGCGGCCCCGGCCCGCCTCCTCCGCCAGCGCCGCCGTCTCCTCCAGCGCGCCGGGGCGCCGGCCCGCCAGCGCCACCGACCAGCCCGTGCGCAGCAGCTCCACGGCCACCGCACGCCCGATGCCGGAGCCCGCCCCGGTCACCACCGCGATCCTCGTCCGCCCGTCCGTTCGCTTGGCATTCATGGGCCCGCAGCGTAGGCGAGGGTCCGCCACGCGGACCTCATGCGACCGTCATCCGGATGCCGTGTGCGCGTCAATGCAGGGCCGTCCCCGGCCACTCCAATTCCTCCCGCATCCACACGCCAGGGGAGGACCGGATGACACCCGAGGCCCGTCCGTCACAACACGCCCCCGAACTCCGCGCCGCGGCCCGCCACATCGGCCGCCGCCGCTTCCTGACCGCGACCGGCGCCGCCGCCGCGCTCGCCTTCGCGGTCGGCGTGCCCGCCGCGGGCACCGCGGCCGCCGCCGAACTCGACGCCGCGCGCATCACCGACGACCCCTTCACCCTCGGTGTCGCCTCCGGCGACCCGCTGCCCGGCTCCGTGCTCCTGTGGACCCGGCTCGCCCCCGCCCCGTTCCAGCCCGACGGCGGCCTGCCCGCCGAACGCGTCACCGTGCACTGGGAGGTGGCGTACGACGAGGGGTTCCGCCGGATCGCCAGACGCGGCACCGCGACCGCCCACCCCGAGTACCACCACACGGTGCACGCCGAGGTCGCCCACCTCGCCCCCGACCGCGTCCTGTACTACCGCTTCCGCGCCGGCCGCTGGATCAGCCCCACCGGCCGCACCCGCACCGCCCCCGCGCCGGACGGCCGCCCCGCCTCCCTCACCCTCGCCGCCGTCTCCTGCCAGGCGTACCACGACGGCTACTTCACCCCGTACGCCCATCTCGCCGCCGAGGACGTCGACGTGGTCCTCCACCTCGGCGACTACCTCTACGAGTACGCCGTCAACTCCGCGGGCGGCGCCCGCGCCTACACCGACCGGACCCTGCCCGCCCTGTTCAACCGCGAGACCGTGACCCTGGAGGACTACCGGCTGCGCTACGCCCTCTACCGCAGCGACCCCGACCTGCGCGCCGCGCACGCCGCCCACCCCTTCGTCGTCACCTGGGACGACCACGAGACCGAGAACAACTACGCCGACGGCACCCCGGAGAACAGCGTCCCGCCGGAGGAGTTCCTGCTGCGCCGCGCCGCCGCCTACCGCGCCTACTGGGAGAACCAGCCGCTGCGCAGCCCCCAGCGCCCCGAGGGCCCCGACATGCGGCTGTACCGGCGCCTGCACTGGGGCCGCCTCGCCCAGTTCGACGTGCTCGACACCCGCCAGTACCGCTCCGACCAGGTGTACGGCGACGGCGCCCAGCTGCCCGGCCCGGACGTCGACGACCCGTCGCGCACCATGACCGGCGAGTCCCAGGAACGCTGGCTGCTGGACGGCTGGCGCTCCTCGCGGGCGCTGTGGAACGTCGTGCCGCAGCAGGTCGTCTTCTCCCAGCGCAGGTTCGACCTCACGACGCCCTCACGGCTGTCCATGGACGCCTGGGACGGCTACCGCGCCTCCCGCCGCCGCGTCCTCGACGGAGCGCGCGACGCCGGGATCGAGAACCTGATGGTGCTCACCGGCGACGTCCACGTGGGCTACGCCTTCGACATCAAGGACGACTTCGACGACCCGGCCTCCCGGACCGTCGGCACCGAGATCGTGGCCACCTCGATCGCCAGCGGCAAGGACGGCTCCGAGCGGCCCGCGAACTGGGACACCTACATGACCGCCAACCCGCACCTGCGGTTCTACAACGGGCGGCGCGGCTATGTGACCGTCGAGCTGGGGCAGGAGGCGGCACGGGCCGACTTCCGGACGGTGCCGTACGTGACCCGGCCGGGGGCACCGGTCACGACGGCGGCGTCCTTCGTCACCGCGGCGGGGGAGCCGGGCCTCAGGCCCGCCTGACCCCCGGCCCCCGGCCGTCGCTCAGCGCACCTCGCCCGGGTAGCGGACGCCGACGCGGTCCCGGATCGCGTCGAGCGTCCGCATCACGGCGAGGGTGCCGTCGAGCGGCACGAGCGGCGACTCGGTCTCGCCCGCCCGCAGCGCCCGCGCCACCTCGGCGGCCTCGTGCTTGAGGCTGGCGCGGGGACCGTCCGCCGGGTCGGCCGTGAACTCCTCGGCGTCACGGCCGTCCCGGTGCAGCACGAACCGGTCCGGGAAGAAGAAGCCGTACGGGATGTCGATCCGGCCCTCGGAACCCGTGATCGACGCGGAGGTCGCCGTACCGCCCACGATGGAGCAGTGGACCGAGGCGAGAGCGCCGTCGTCCCAGGACAGCAGCGCCCCCGTCTGGAGGTCGACGCGCTCCTCGGAGAGCGTCGCCCGCGCCACGACGTCCGACGGCTCCCCGAGCAGCAGCTGCGTGAACGACACCGGGTACACCCCGAGGTCCAGCAGCGCGCCCCCGCCCAGCGCGGGGTTGCGCAGCCGGTGCGACGCCGGGAACGGACCGGCGAGCCCGAAGTCCGCCGACACATGGCGCACCTCACCGATCGCACCGTCGTCGACCAGCGCCTTCAGCCGCCGCACCATGGGATGGCAGTACATCCACATGGCCTCCATCAGGAAGCGCCCGTTGTCCCGCGCCAGCGCGACCAGTTCGCCCGCCTCCCGGGCGTTCAGCGTGAACGGCTTCTCGCACAGCACGTTCCGCCCGGCCTCCAGCATCAGCCCGGCCGCCGCGCGGTGCGCCGAGTGCGGGGTGGCGACGTAGACGACGTCGACCTCCTCGTCCCCGGCCAGCGACTCCCAGTCGCCGTACGCCCGCGGTATCCCGAACCGCTCGGCGAACGCCTTCGCCGGCTCCGGCGACCGCGACGCCACCGCCACGACCTCCACGTCCGGCATGTCCACGAGGTCCGCCGTGAACGTCGCGGCGATCCCGCCCGTCGCCAGGATTCCCCAGCGCACCTTCTGCTCTGTCATGCGTCCCACCTTGCTCGTGTCGTTCGTCACATCGTGAAGCGATCTCGATGGAAGCGCTCCCATGACATCGCCGTTGACGCCGAGCACTCCGTACGAGCTGAGAGCATAGGGAGCCGACGGCGTGAAAAGGGAGGGGTCACATGCCCGAGGGTGGGGCGTCCATATCCGGGTCGACAGCGCATCCGGACACGAGCGGGGCACCGGCGACGGCCGCGGCCCCGAACCCGGCGACGGCCGGCGCGGCGCTCCGCGCGGCCACCGTCCGCCGCACGAGCCTGCTGGTCACCCTCGTGCTCGGCGGTCTGACCGCCACCCCGCCCCTGGCGATGGACATGTACCTCCCCGCCCTCCCGGAGGTCACCGAGGCCCTGCACGCGCCCGCCGCCACCGTCCAGCTCACCCTCACCGCCTGCCTGGCCGGCATGGCGCTCGGGCAGCTGGTGGTCGGGCCGATGAGCGACCGCTGGGGCCGCCGCCGCCCGCTCCTCATCGGCCTCGTGGTCTACGTGATCGCCACCGCGCTGTGCGCGGTCGCGTCCACCGTGGAACTCCTCGTCGCCTTCCGGCTGGTGCAGGGCCTCGCGGGCGCGGCCGGCATCGTCATCGCGCGGGCGGTCGCCCGCGACCTGTACGACGGCGTGGCGATGGCCCGCTTCTTCTCGACCCTCATGCTGATCTCCGGGGTCGCGCCGATCGTGGCACCGCTCATCGGCGGGCAGATCCTGCGGGTGACGGACTGGCGGGGCGTGTTCGTCGTCCTCGTCGCCGTCGGGGCGCTCCTGACGGCCGTCGTCTGGGCGAAGCTGCCGGAGACCCTGGCCCCCGCCGACCGGCACCGCGGAGGCGTCGGCGAGGCCCTCGGTTCCATGCGCGGGCTGCTCACCGACCGTTCCTTCACCGGCTACATGCTCACCGGCGGCTTCGCCTTCGCCTCCCTCTTCGCCTACGTCGCGGCCTCCCCGTTCGTGATCCAGGAGATCTACGGCGCCTCCCCGCAGACGTTCAGCCTGCTGTTCGGGCTGAACTCGATCGGGCTGGTGCTCCTCGGGCAGATCAACGGCAAGGTGCTGGTCGGTCGGGTCCGCCTCGACCTGGTGCTCGGTCTCGGGCTGGCCGTCGTGGTCGTCGCCGCGGTCGCGCTGCTGCTGATGTCGCTGGGCACGTTCGGCGAGGTGGGGCTGGTGCCCGTGGCCGCCGCGCTGTTCGTGCTGATGTCCGCGATGGGCATCACCCTGCCCAACACGCAGACGCTCGCCCTGCTGCGCACCCGGCACGCGGCCGGCTCCGCCTCGGCCCTGCTCGGCACGACGTCCTTCCTCATCGGCGCGATCGCCTCCCCGCTGGTCGGCGTCGCCGGGGAGGACACCGCCGTCCCGATGGCCGTCGTCCAACTGGCCTCCGCCCTGGTGGCGCTGGCCTGCTTCCTGGGAATGTGCCGCCCGTGGAAGGGGCGGACGAACGCGAAGGGCGGGGGCATCTGAGCGCGCCGAGACTGCGCCACGGCACCCCGGAACGGGCCGGACTGGACGCCGGGGAACTGCGCCGCCTGGTGCACGGGATCCACGCCCGCACCGACGGCGAGCGCCCCTGGGCGGCGGGCGCCGTCGTGGTCGTCGGCCGCGGCCCGGTGCTCGCCGTGCAGGAGGCGGCGGGCTGGGCCGTGCGCTACGCGGCCCACGACGAGGAGACGGACACCCCGGTGGAGCTGCCGCCGGAGCGGCGCGTGCCGATGACCGTGGACACCCCGTTCGACCTCGCCTCCCTGACCAAGCTGTTCACCTCGGTGGCCGCGGTGCAGCAGATCGAGCGGGGCACGCTCGGCATCGACGCCCGGGTGGGCGCGTACCTGCCGGAGTTCACGGGGGCGGCCCGGCACGGCGTCACCGTCCGGCAGCTGCTCACCCACACCTCCGGGCTGCGCCCCGAACTCCCGCTGTACGACTGCGCCGACGACACCGAACGCCTGGCGCTGCTCCGCGCGGAGCGCCCCGCCGGGCCGCCCGGCGCCTACCGCTACTCCGACCTGAACATGCTGCTGCTCCAGCACGTCCTGGAGCGGCTCACCGGCCGTCCCCTCGACGTCCTGGTGCGCGACGGCATCACCCG is a window from the Streptomyces capillispiralis genome containing:
- a CDS encoding IclR family transcriptional regulator, which produces MAPVPDGPRTLTAAGPATATAPREWISGIGVLDKASVLLEIVEQAPAPLSELVARSGLSRPTVHRIAVALERLGLLTRDFHGRFVLGPRLGSMSVEARYDRLAQASVPVLDDLHTRTGLDARVLRRRGRTQTCVATCTQGTVGPDGSERVPVGMSRPSTAGPVALVLLAWQEPEEIHEGLRGARFTAAHLAQVRRRGWARGSDVMVPGDIVFAVPVRAGGDRVVAALSVSGPPGRMDAIPGRWLGATVFDSAAALTDALRRSHATPSRGRAVRGGAAADADAG
- a CDS encoding ACP S-malonyltransferase, which gives rise to MGGRPIGLVFPGQGTQRQAMGAPWRDTPSWEPVTSEISEATGEDIADLLLHATTEQLRRTDLAQVSVFSVAMTAHAEAVRRGAFDGPVVACAGHSLGEYAALTAAGAYTLSAAAALVAARGRAMREASGAREGTMGVLVAAPLESVEHLVDGVRQEGADVWVANVNAPGQTVVSGSPEGVGRVADGASSIGAKFIRLQVGGAFHSPYMAPAAEALAAALKDTAAAPRHLPVVANVDARPYDGAVGWTELGTRQLTSPVLWEESVRTLTGALGCGRLVEIGPGRTLAGLIRRIDPGVEVVSVDGPAALD
- a CDS encoding LuxR family transcriptional regulator, with protein sequence MIIHRDRSRREQLITALPGGYGQLIGVTRELMGQATATIDILRSRVPGTGSQLEEIGRLEADLVHFARERVSARLLAGPDLVGDSLSGWLPNPPRQLTIRVARLPPLQVLIADRATALVVVGSPAERRASLIKAPEVLQALCTLFESIWRSSAPPDEHLAFGDRDRALLVRQILGAMRAGVTDEVAARELTVSVRTYRRYVAEIMALLGATSRFQAGVRAAELGLLPPAQGGAYRP
- a CDS encoding helix-turn-helix transcriptional regulator, whose product is MAGTLFDLQTVGELEESLPPGQGHAARLEQTLLQARALIESTVSLHRRRPATVSGVTHTDAEVTTETLERLVLRARRSVNVALTESVTFVEAVLRCLAGVPSGVTVRVLCSPAALEVAPTRLRALPAVRTFPHDLCGMVVVDGTSAFLRLGTQAAADGRAAVVTDRAAVSTLQLLYAGVWSRGRRMVDHPELSPRLRTELTRRILEQLRSGRTDAAAASQLQVSLRTYRRHVAEIMRELNASSRFQAGVRAVELGLLSRAG
- a CDS encoding alkaline phosphatase D family protein; its protein translation is MTPEARPSQHAPELRAAARHIGRRRFLTATGAAAALAFAVGVPAAGTAAAAELDAARITDDPFTLGVASGDPLPGSVLLWTRLAPAPFQPDGGLPAERVTVHWEVAYDEGFRRIARRGTATAHPEYHHTVHAEVAHLAPDRVLYYRFRAGRWISPTGRTRTAPAPDGRPASLTLAAVSCQAYHDGYFTPYAHLAAEDVDVVLHLGDYLYEYAVNSAGGARAYTDRTLPALFNRETVTLEDYRLRYALYRSDPDLRAAHAAHPFVVTWDDHETENNYADGTPENSVPPEEFLLRRAAAYRAYWENQPLRSPQRPEGPDMRLYRRLHWGRLAQFDVLDTRQYRSDQVYGDGAQLPGPDVDDPSRTMTGESQERWLLDGWRSSRALWNVVPQQVVFSQRRFDLTTPSRLSMDAWDGYRASRRRVLDGARDAGIENLMVLTGDVHVGYAFDIKDDFDDPASRTVGTEIVATSIASGKDGSERPANWDTYMTANPHLRFYNGRRGYVTVELGQEAARADFRTVPYVTRPGAPVTTAASFVTAAGEPGLRPA
- a CDS encoding Gfo/Idh/MocA family protein, which codes for MTEQKVRWGILATGGIAATFTADLVDMPDVEVVAVASRSPEPAKAFAERFGIPRAYGDWESLAGDEEVDVVYVATPHSAHRAAAGLMLEAGRNVLCEKPFTLNAREAGELVALARDNGRFLMEAMWMYCHPMVRRLKALVDDGAIGEVRHVSADFGLAGPFPASHRLRNPALGGGALLDLGVYPVSFTQLLLGEPSDVVARATLSEERVDLQTGALLSWDDGALASVHCSIVGGTATSASITGSEGRIDIPYGFFFPDRFVLHRDGRDAEEFTADPADGPRASLKHEAAEVARALRAGETESPLVPLDGTLAVMRTLDAIRDRVGVRYPGEVR
- a CDS encoding multidrug effflux MFS transporter, which codes for MPEGGASISGSTAHPDTSGAPATAAAPNPATAGAALRAATVRRTSLLVTLVLGGLTATPPLAMDMYLPALPEVTEALHAPAATVQLTLTACLAGMALGQLVVGPMSDRWGRRRPLLIGLVVYVIATALCAVASTVELLVAFRLVQGLAGAAGIVIARAVARDLYDGVAMARFFSTLMLISGVAPIVAPLIGGQILRVTDWRGVFVVLVAVGALLTAVVWAKLPETLAPADRHRGGVGEALGSMRGLLTDRSFTGYMLTGGFAFASLFAYVAASPFVIQEIYGASPQTFSLLFGLNSIGLVLLGQINGKVLVGRVRLDLVLGLGLAVVVVAAVALLLMSLGTFGEVGLVPVAAALFVLMSAMGITLPNTQTLALLRTRHAAGSASALLGTTSFLIGAIASPLVGVAGEDTAVPMAVVQLASALVALACFLGMCRPWKGRTNAKGGGI
- a CDS encoding serine hydrolase domain-containing protein, which codes for MEGADEREGRGHLSAPRLRHGTPERAGLDAGELRRLVHGIHARTDGERPWAAGAVVVVGRGPVLAVQEAAGWAVRYAAHDEETDTPVELPPERRVPMTVDTPFDLASLTKLFTSVAAVQQIERGTLGIDARVGAYLPEFTGAARHGVTVRQLLTHTSGLRPELPLYDCADDTERLALLRAERPAGPPGAYRYSDLNMLLLQHVLERLTGRPLDVLVRDGITRPLGMTATAFGPCPDAAATEDQRRPWAKADRGMLRGEVHDENAWALGGVAGHAGLFSTGRDLAVFCRTLLAGGSYGPARILGPDFVDLLLAPPGLGFAVDQPWFMGELAGRGAAGHTGFTGTSLVLDRATDTFLVLLATTVHPRRPAAPDHTPRAEAATRVARAVRGIRAPGPGGPADLRES